From a region of the Syngnathus typhle isolate RoL2023-S1 ecotype Sweden linkage group LG12, RoL_Styp_1.0, whole genome shotgun sequence genome:
- the dab2ipb gene encoding DAB2 interacting protein b isoform X6, producing MFHLFSSRVSHLMPRLKESRSHESLLSPSSAVEALDLSMEDEIIIKPVHSSILGQDYCFEVTTSSGSKCFSCRSSAERDKWMENLRRAVQPNKDNSRRVENMLRLWLIEAKDLPAKKKYFCELCLDDALYARTTCKLKTDNVFWGEHFEFNNLPAVRNVTAHLYKDTDKKKKKDKNNYVGLVSIPVATVSGRQFVEKWYPVSTPNPAKGKASGPMIRIKARYQSMNILPMEMYKEFAEYTTNNYMLLCSVLEPGISVKNKEEMACALVHILQSTGKAKDFLTDLMMSEVDRCGENEHLIFRENTLATKAIEEYLKLVGQKYLQDALGEFIKALYESDENCEVDPSKCSSGELQEHQSNLKMCCELAFCKIINSYCVFPRELKEVFASWRQDCGNRGRPDISERLISASLFLRFLCPAIMSPSLFNLMQEYPDDRTARTLTLIAKVTQNLANFAKFGNKEEYMSFMNQFLEHEWSNMQRFLLEISNPETISNTAGFEGYIDLGRELSTLHSLLSEVVSQMDQSATSKLGPLPRILREVSVALSNPSSVHAPPAGSPEQTSSSPGEAGCSISTGLQKMVIENDLAGLVDFTRLPSPTPENKDLFFVTRSSGIQPSPARSSSYSETNEPDLGMPNSSKSLSMVDLQDPRSLEGGPSSGPSDALAEVSTGGWAARVPQCNVPGGPNMRRPGQTPTTPSTESAPGRPAQLLAPLSFQNPVYQMATCLPVSPRGLTDSGSECHSSVSSHSNNEDGPPGGKLPFLNHGGGSSGDEYARRSGEFTRRQLSLTEAQHQPAVPRQNSAGPQRRIDQPPPPQSVTRGRTPPGLLNSGPYARPGSGGGIMTSSPDWPMGGGGARLRQQSSSTKGDSPETKQRAHHKQAPSPVNPSALDRTAAWLLNMNVQYLDHETTEHDSLRHREDLTQVQKYQQEIALLQEKLRASVQKLEEYEARLKGQDEQAQKVLMEYQARLEESEERLRRQQDDKDLQMKGIISRLMSVEEELKKDHSDMQAVVDSKQKIIDAQEKRIASLDAANTRLMSALTQLKERYSTQSRNGISPTNPTKLQITENGEFRNSSNC from the exons ATGTTTCATTTGTTCAGCAGCAGGGT ATCTCATCTGATGCCAAGGCTGAAGGAGTCTCGCTCCCATGAGTCACTGCTCAGTCCCAGCAGCGCTGTGGAAGCTCTGGACTTAAGCATGGAGGACGAGATCATCATCAAACCCGTGCACAGCAGCATCCTCGGCCAGGACTACTGCTTCGAG GTGACGACCTCCTCGGGGAGCAAGTGCTTTTCCTGCCGTTCGTCAGCCGAGAGGGACAAATGGATGGAGAACCTGAGGAGAGCCGTGCAGCCAAACAAG GACAACAGCCGGCGGGTGGAGAACATGCTGCGACTGTGGCTCATCGAGGCCAAGGACCTCCCCGCCAAGAAGAAATACTTCTGCGagttgtgcctggacgacgcgcTGTACGCCCGCACCACCTGCAAGCTCAAGACGGACAACGTTTTCTGGGGCGAGCACTTTGAGTTCAACAACCTGCCGGCGGTGCGCAACGTCACGGCGCACCTCTACAAGGACACggacaagaagaaaaagaaggacaAGAACAACTACGTGGGATTGGTCAGCATTCCCGTGGCCACGGTGAGCGGGCGGCAGTTTGTGGAGAAGTGGTACCCGGTCAGTACGCCCAACCCCGCCAAAGGCAAGGCGTCGGGACCCATGATCCGAATCAAGGCCCGCTACCAGAGCATGAACATCCTCCCCATGGAGATGTACAAGGAGTTCGccgagtacaccaccaacaactACATGCTGCTTTGCTCCGTGCTCGAGCCCGGCATCAGCGTCAAGAACAAGGAAGAGATGGCTTGCGCGCTGGTTCATATTCTGCAGAGCACCGGCAAAGCCAAA GACTTCCTGACGGACCTGATGATGTCGGAAGTGGACCGCTGCGGGGAGAACGAGCACCTGATCTTCCGCGAGAACACGCTGGCCACCAAAGCCATCGAGGAGTACCTCAAACTGGTGGGCCAGAAGTACCTGCAGGATGCTCTTG GCGAGTTCATAAAGGCTCTTTACGAGTCTGACGAAAACTGCGAGGTGGACCCGTCCAAGTGCTCGTCGGGGGAGCTCCAGGAGCATCAGAGCAACCTGAAGATGTGCTGCGAGCTGGCCTTCTGCAAGATCATCAACTCGTACTG CGTGTTCCCGCGAGAGCTGAAAGAGGTGTTCGCGTCGTGGCGGCAGGATTGCGGCAACCGCGGCCGGCCGGACATCAGCGAGCGGCTGATCAGCGCCTCGCTCTTCCTGCGCTTCCTGTGCCCGGCCATCATGTCGCCGTCGCTTTTCAACCTGATGCAGGAATACCCCGACGACCGCACGGCGCGCACCCTCACGCTCATTGCCAAGGTCACGCAGAACCTGGCCAATTTTGCCAA GTTCGGGAACAAGGAGGAGTACATGTCCTTCATGAATCAGTTCCTTGAGCATGAGTGGAGCAACATGCAGCGCTTCCTGCTGGAGATCTCCAACCCGGAGACCATCTCCAACACGGCCGGCTTCGAGGGCTACATCGACCTGGGCCGCGAGCTCTCCACGCTGCACTCCCTCCTCTCCGAGGTGGTCTCCCAGATGGACCAG AGCGCCACCTCCAAGCTTGGACCTCTGCCGAGGATTTTGCGGGAGGTCAGTGTGGCGCTGAGCAACCCGTCCAGCGTCCACGCACCGCCCGCCGGGTCGCCGGAACAGACGAGCTCGTCGCCCGGCGAGGCCGGCTGCAGCATCTCCACGGGGCTGCAGAAGATGGTCATCGAAAACGACCTCGCGGG ATTGGTCGATTTCACGCGGCTGCCCTCCCCCACCCCTGAAAACAAGGACCTATTTTTCGTGACGAGAAGCTCGGGGATCCAGCCTTCCCCGGCACGCAGCTCCAGTTATTCGGAGACCAACGAACCAGATTTGGGCATGCCCAACAGCAGCAAGAGTCTGTCCATGGTGGACCTGCAAGACCCCCGCAGTCTGGAAGGCGGTCCAAGTTCCGGCCCCTCGGACGCTTTAGCTGAAGTTTCAACGGGTGGCTGGGCCGCCAGGGTGCCGCAGTGCAACGTCCCCGGAGGTCCCAACATGAGGCGGCCCGGCCAGACCCCGACCACCCCGAGCACGGAAAGCGCTCCGGGCCGACCCGCCCAGCTACTCGCCCCGCTGTCCTTCCAGAATCCGGTCTACCAG ATGGCCACCTGCCTTCCGGTGTCCCCTCGGGGTCTTACCGACTCGGGCTCCGAGTGCCACAGCTCGGTCAGCTCCCACAGCAACAATGAGGACGGCCCGCCCGGCGGGAAACTCCCCTTCCTGAATCACGGCGGCGGGAGCAGCGGCGACGAATACGCCAGACGCTCGGGCGAGTTCACGCGCCGACAGCTGTCCCTTACGGAGGCTCAGCACCAGCCCGCCGTCCCCCGGCAGAACAGCGCCGGGCCCCAGCGACGGATAGACCAGCCACCGCCGCCCCAGAGCGTGACGCGGGGCCGCACGCCGCCCGGTCTGCTCAACAGCGGCCCCTACGCCCGGCCCGGCTCGGGCGGCGGCATCATGACCTCGTCGCCGGACTGGCCcatgggcggcggcggcgcccgcCTGCGCCAACAGTCGTCCTCGACCAAGGGGGACAGTCCTGAGACCAAGCAGAGGGCGCATCACAAACAG GCCCCCTCCCCCGTGAACCCCAGTGCGCTGGACCGCACGGCAGCGTGGCTTTTGAATATGAATGTGCAGTATTTAGACCATGAGACCACGGAGCACGACTCACTGAGGCACAGAGAGGATCTGACGCAGGTGCAGAAG TACCAGCAGGAGATCGCGCTGCTGCAGGAGAAGCTGCGGGCCTCCGTGCAGAAGCTGGAAGAGTACGAGGCCCGTCTCAAGGGTCAGGACGAGCAGGCCCAGAAAGTCCTGATGGAGTACCAAGCCCGGCTGGAGGAGTCCGAGGAGCGTCTGCGCCGGCAGCAGGACGACAAGGACCTTCAGATGAAGGGCATCATCAGCAG GTTAATGTCGGTGGAGGAGGAGCTGAAGAAAGATCACTCGGACATGCAGGCGGTGGTGGACTCCAAACAGAAGATCATTGACGCGCAG GAGAAGCGCATCGCATCTCTGGACGCGGCCAACACTCGTCTGATGAGCGCCCTGACGCAACTGAAGGAGCGCTACAGCACGCAGTCGCGCAACGGCATCTCGCCCACCAACCCCACCAAGCTGCAGATCACCGAGAACGGTGAGTTCCGCAACAGCAGCAACTGTTAG
- the dab2ipb gene encoding DAB2 interacting protein b isoform X7, producing the protein MPRLKESRSHESLLSPSSAVEALDLSMEDEIIIKPVHSSILGQDYCFEVTTSSGSKCFSCRSSAERDKWMENLRRAVQPNKDNSRRVENMLRLWLIEAKDLPAKKKYFCELCLDDALYARTTCKLKTDNVFWGEHFEFNNLPAVRNVTAHLYKDTDKKKKKDKNNYVGLVSIPVATVSGRQFVEKWYPVSTPNPAKGKASGPMIRIKARYQSMNILPMEMYKEFAEYTTNNYMLLCSVLEPGISVKNKEEMACALVHILQSTGKAKDFLTDLMMSEVDRCGENEHLIFRENTLATKAIEEYLKLVGQKYLQDALGEFIKALYESDENCEVDPSKCSSGELQEHQSNLKMCCELAFCKIINSYCVFPRELKEVFASWRQDCGNRGRPDISERLISASLFLRFLCPAIMSPSLFNLMQEYPDDRTARTLTLIAKVTQNLANFAKFGNKEEYMSFMNQFLEHEWSNMQRFLLEISNPETISNTAGFEGYIDLGRELSTLHSLLSEVVSQMDQSATSKLGPLPRILREVSVALSNPSSVHAPPAGSPEQTSSSPGEAGCSISTGLQKMVIENDLAGLVDFTRLPSPTPENKDLFFVTRSSGIQPSPARSSSYSETNEPDLGMPNSSKSLSMVDLQDPRSLEGGPSSGPSDALAEVSTGGWAARVPQCNVPGGPNMRRPGQTPTTPSTESAPGRPAQLLAPLSFQNPVYQMATCLPVSPRGLTDSGSECHSSVSSHSNNEDGPPGGKLPFLNHGGGSSGDEYARRSGEFTRRQLSLTEAQHQPAVPRQNSAGPQRRIDQPPPPQSVTRGRTPPGLLNSGPYARPGSGGGIMTSSPDWPMGGGGARLRQQSSSTKGDSPETKQRAHHKQAPSPVNPSALDRTAAWLLNMNVQYLDHETTEHDSLRHREDLTQVQKYQQEIALLQEKLRASVQKLEEYEARLKGQDEQAQKVLMEYQARLEESEERLRRQQDDKDLQMKGIISRLMSVEEELKKDHSDMQAVVDSKQKIIDAQEKRIASLDAANTRLMSALTQLKERYSTQSRNGISPTNPTKLQITENGEFRNSSNC; encoded by the exons ATGCCAAGGCTGAAGGAGTCTCGCTCCCATGAGTCACTGCTCAGTCCCAGCAGCGCTGTGGAAGCTCTGGACTTAAGCATGGAGGACGAGATCATCATCAAACCCGTGCACAGCAGCATCCTCGGCCAGGACTACTGCTTCGAG GTGACGACCTCCTCGGGGAGCAAGTGCTTTTCCTGCCGTTCGTCAGCCGAGAGGGACAAATGGATGGAGAACCTGAGGAGAGCCGTGCAGCCAAACAAG GACAACAGCCGGCGGGTGGAGAACATGCTGCGACTGTGGCTCATCGAGGCCAAGGACCTCCCCGCCAAGAAGAAATACTTCTGCGagttgtgcctggacgacgcgcTGTACGCCCGCACCACCTGCAAGCTCAAGACGGACAACGTTTTCTGGGGCGAGCACTTTGAGTTCAACAACCTGCCGGCGGTGCGCAACGTCACGGCGCACCTCTACAAGGACACggacaagaagaaaaagaaggacaAGAACAACTACGTGGGATTGGTCAGCATTCCCGTGGCCACGGTGAGCGGGCGGCAGTTTGTGGAGAAGTGGTACCCGGTCAGTACGCCCAACCCCGCCAAAGGCAAGGCGTCGGGACCCATGATCCGAATCAAGGCCCGCTACCAGAGCATGAACATCCTCCCCATGGAGATGTACAAGGAGTTCGccgagtacaccaccaacaactACATGCTGCTTTGCTCCGTGCTCGAGCCCGGCATCAGCGTCAAGAACAAGGAAGAGATGGCTTGCGCGCTGGTTCATATTCTGCAGAGCACCGGCAAAGCCAAA GACTTCCTGACGGACCTGATGATGTCGGAAGTGGACCGCTGCGGGGAGAACGAGCACCTGATCTTCCGCGAGAACACGCTGGCCACCAAAGCCATCGAGGAGTACCTCAAACTGGTGGGCCAGAAGTACCTGCAGGATGCTCTTG GCGAGTTCATAAAGGCTCTTTACGAGTCTGACGAAAACTGCGAGGTGGACCCGTCCAAGTGCTCGTCGGGGGAGCTCCAGGAGCATCAGAGCAACCTGAAGATGTGCTGCGAGCTGGCCTTCTGCAAGATCATCAACTCGTACTG CGTGTTCCCGCGAGAGCTGAAAGAGGTGTTCGCGTCGTGGCGGCAGGATTGCGGCAACCGCGGCCGGCCGGACATCAGCGAGCGGCTGATCAGCGCCTCGCTCTTCCTGCGCTTCCTGTGCCCGGCCATCATGTCGCCGTCGCTTTTCAACCTGATGCAGGAATACCCCGACGACCGCACGGCGCGCACCCTCACGCTCATTGCCAAGGTCACGCAGAACCTGGCCAATTTTGCCAA GTTCGGGAACAAGGAGGAGTACATGTCCTTCATGAATCAGTTCCTTGAGCATGAGTGGAGCAACATGCAGCGCTTCCTGCTGGAGATCTCCAACCCGGAGACCATCTCCAACACGGCCGGCTTCGAGGGCTACATCGACCTGGGCCGCGAGCTCTCCACGCTGCACTCCCTCCTCTCCGAGGTGGTCTCCCAGATGGACCAG AGCGCCACCTCCAAGCTTGGACCTCTGCCGAGGATTTTGCGGGAGGTCAGTGTGGCGCTGAGCAACCCGTCCAGCGTCCACGCACCGCCCGCCGGGTCGCCGGAACAGACGAGCTCGTCGCCCGGCGAGGCCGGCTGCAGCATCTCCACGGGGCTGCAGAAGATGGTCATCGAAAACGACCTCGCGGG ATTGGTCGATTTCACGCGGCTGCCCTCCCCCACCCCTGAAAACAAGGACCTATTTTTCGTGACGAGAAGCTCGGGGATCCAGCCTTCCCCGGCACGCAGCTCCAGTTATTCGGAGACCAACGAACCAGATTTGGGCATGCCCAACAGCAGCAAGAGTCTGTCCATGGTGGACCTGCAAGACCCCCGCAGTCTGGAAGGCGGTCCAAGTTCCGGCCCCTCGGACGCTTTAGCTGAAGTTTCAACGGGTGGCTGGGCCGCCAGGGTGCCGCAGTGCAACGTCCCCGGAGGTCCCAACATGAGGCGGCCCGGCCAGACCCCGACCACCCCGAGCACGGAAAGCGCTCCGGGCCGACCCGCCCAGCTACTCGCCCCGCTGTCCTTCCAGAATCCGGTCTACCAG ATGGCCACCTGCCTTCCGGTGTCCCCTCGGGGTCTTACCGACTCGGGCTCCGAGTGCCACAGCTCGGTCAGCTCCCACAGCAACAATGAGGACGGCCCGCCCGGCGGGAAACTCCCCTTCCTGAATCACGGCGGCGGGAGCAGCGGCGACGAATACGCCAGACGCTCGGGCGAGTTCACGCGCCGACAGCTGTCCCTTACGGAGGCTCAGCACCAGCCCGCCGTCCCCCGGCAGAACAGCGCCGGGCCCCAGCGACGGATAGACCAGCCACCGCCGCCCCAGAGCGTGACGCGGGGCCGCACGCCGCCCGGTCTGCTCAACAGCGGCCCCTACGCCCGGCCCGGCTCGGGCGGCGGCATCATGACCTCGTCGCCGGACTGGCCcatgggcggcggcggcgcccgcCTGCGCCAACAGTCGTCCTCGACCAAGGGGGACAGTCCTGAGACCAAGCAGAGGGCGCATCACAAACAG GCCCCCTCCCCCGTGAACCCCAGTGCGCTGGACCGCACGGCAGCGTGGCTTTTGAATATGAATGTGCAGTATTTAGACCATGAGACCACGGAGCACGACTCACTGAGGCACAGAGAGGATCTGACGCAGGTGCAGAAG TACCAGCAGGAGATCGCGCTGCTGCAGGAGAAGCTGCGGGCCTCCGTGCAGAAGCTGGAAGAGTACGAGGCCCGTCTCAAGGGTCAGGACGAGCAGGCCCAGAAAGTCCTGATGGAGTACCAAGCCCGGCTGGAGGAGTCCGAGGAGCGTCTGCGCCGGCAGCAGGACGACAAGGACCTTCAGATGAAGGGCATCATCAGCAG GTTAATGTCGGTGGAGGAGGAGCTGAAGAAAGATCACTCGGACATGCAGGCGGTGGTGGACTCCAAACAGAAGATCATTGACGCGCAG GAGAAGCGCATCGCATCTCTGGACGCGGCCAACACTCGTCTGATGAGCGCCCTGACGCAACTGAAGGAGCGCTACAGCACGCAGTCGCGCAACGGCATCTCGCCCACCAACCCCACCAAGCTGCAGATCACCGAGAACGGTGAGTTCCGCAACAGCAGCAACTGTTAG
- the dab2ipb gene encoding DAB2 interacting protein b isoform X4: MAGITRKGSGRRSYYYRFLGKSRLQRQRSRSRSRTRPAARKESPPERSGRRRSMPGSPTDKNPPTMEAASASAAAATTPFRVTVSTGFLSRRLKGSIKRTKSQPKLDRNSSFRHILPGFRNVDNDRSHLMPRLKESRSHESLLSPSSAVEALDLSMEDEIIIKPVHSSILGQDYCFEVTTSSGSKCFSCRSSAERDKWMENLRRAVQPNKDNSRRVENMLRLWLIEAKDLPAKKKYFCELCLDDALYARTTCKLKTDNVFWGEHFEFNNLPAVRNVTAHLYKDTDKKKKKDKNNYVGLVSIPVATVSGRQFVEKWYPVSTPNPAKGKASGPMIRIKARYQSMNILPMEMYKEFAEYTTNNYMLLCSVLEPGISVKNKEEMACALVHILQSTGKAKDFLTDLMMSEVDRCGENEHLIFRENTLATKAIEEYLKLVGQKYLQDALGEFIKALYESDENCEVDPSKCSSGELQEHQSNLKMCCELAFCKIINSYCVFPRELKEVFASWRQDCGNRGRPDISERLISASLFLRFLCPAIMSPSLFNLMQEYPDDRTARTLTLIAKVTQNLANFAKFGNKEEYMSFMNQFLEHEWSNMQRFLLEISNPETISNTAGFEGYIDLGRELSTLHSLLSEVVSQMDQSATSKLGPLPRILREVSVALSNPSSVHAPPAGSPEQTSSSPGEAGCSISTGLQKMVIENDLAGLVDFTRLPSPTPENKDLFFVTRSSGIQPSPARSSSYSETNEPDLGMPNSSKSLSMVDLQDPRSLEGGPSSGPSDALAEVSTGGWAARVPQCNVPGGPNMRRPGQTPTTPSTESAPGRPAQLLAPLSFQNPVYQMATCLPVSPRGLTDSGSECHSSVSSHSNNEDGPPGGKLPFLNHGGGSSGDEYARRSGEFTRRQLSLTEAQHQPAVPRQNSAGPQRRIDQPPPPQSVTRGRTPPGLLNSGPYARPGSGGGIMTSSPDWPMGGGGARLRQQSSSTKGDSPETKQRAHHKQYQQEIALLQEKLRASVQKLEEYEARLKGQDEQAQKVLMEYQARLEESEERLRRQQDDKDLQMKGIISRLMSVEEELKKDHSDMQAVVDSKQKIIDAQEKRIASLDAANTRLMSALTQLKERYSTQSRNGISPTNPTKLQITENGEFRNSSNC; this comes from the exons ATGGCCGGGATTACCAGGAAGGGATCCGGGAGACGGTCGTACTACTACAGATTCCTGGGCAAGTCTcggctgcagcggcagcgcagTCGCTCTCGCAGTCGAACCCGGCCGGCTGCGAGGAAGG AGTCTCCTCCAGAGAGGTCCGGGCGCCGACGCAGCATGCCCGGCAGCCCGACGGACAAAAACCCGCCCACCATGGAGGCCGCGTCGgcctctgccgccgccgccaccacgccATTCAGAGTCACCGTGAGTACT GGCTTCTTGAGTCGGCGGCTGAAGGGCTCCATCAAGCGCACCAAGAGTCAACCCAAACTGGACCGCAACTCCAGCTTCAGGCATATTCTGCCAGGCTTCCGCAACGTGGACAATGACAG ATCTCATCTGATGCCAAGGCTGAAGGAGTCTCGCTCCCATGAGTCACTGCTCAGTCCCAGCAGCGCTGTGGAAGCTCTGGACTTAAGCATGGAGGACGAGATCATCATCAAACCCGTGCACAGCAGCATCCTCGGCCAGGACTACTGCTTCGAG GTGACGACCTCCTCGGGGAGCAAGTGCTTTTCCTGCCGTTCGTCAGCCGAGAGGGACAAATGGATGGAGAACCTGAGGAGAGCCGTGCAGCCAAACAAG GACAACAGCCGGCGGGTGGAGAACATGCTGCGACTGTGGCTCATCGAGGCCAAGGACCTCCCCGCCAAGAAGAAATACTTCTGCGagttgtgcctggacgacgcgcTGTACGCCCGCACCACCTGCAAGCTCAAGACGGACAACGTTTTCTGGGGCGAGCACTTTGAGTTCAACAACCTGCCGGCGGTGCGCAACGTCACGGCGCACCTCTACAAGGACACggacaagaagaaaaagaaggacaAGAACAACTACGTGGGATTGGTCAGCATTCCCGTGGCCACGGTGAGCGGGCGGCAGTTTGTGGAGAAGTGGTACCCGGTCAGTACGCCCAACCCCGCCAAAGGCAAGGCGTCGGGACCCATGATCCGAATCAAGGCCCGCTACCAGAGCATGAACATCCTCCCCATGGAGATGTACAAGGAGTTCGccgagtacaccaccaacaactACATGCTGCTTTGCTCCGTGCTCGAGCCCGGCATCAGCGTCAAGAACAAGGAAGAGATGGCTTGCGCGCTGGTTCATATTCTGCAGAGCACCGGCAAAGCCAAA GACTTCCTGACGGACCTGATGATGTCGGAAGTGGACCGCTGCGGGGAGAACGAGCACCTGATCTTCCGCGAGAACACGCTGGCCACCAAAGCCATCGAGGAGTACCTCAAACTGGTGGGCCAGAAGTACCTGCAGGATGCTCTTG GCGAGTTCATAAAGGCTCTTTACGAGTCTGACGAAAACTGCGAGGTGGACCCGTCCAAGTGCTCGTCGGGGGAGCTCCAGGAGCATCAGAGCAACCTGAAGATGTGCTGCGAGCTGGCCTTCTGCAAGATCATCAACTCGTACTG CGTGTTCCCGCGAGAGCTGAAAGAGGTGTTCGCGTCGTGGCGGCAGGATTGCGGCAACCGCGGCCGGCCGGACATCAGCGAGCGGCTGATCAGCGCCTCGCTCTTCCTGCGCTTCCTGTGCCCGGCCATCATGTCGCCGTCGCTTTTCAACCTGATGCAGGAATACCCCGACGACCGCACGGCGCGCACCCTCACGCTCATTGCCAAGGTCACGCAGAACCTGGCCAATTTTGCCAA GTTCGGGAACAAGGAGGAGTACATGTCCTTCATGAATCAGTTCCTTGAGCATGAGTGGAGCAACATGCAGCGCTTCCTGCTGGAGATCTCCAACCCGGAGACCATCTCCAACACGGCCGGCTTCGAGGGCTACATCGACCTGGGCCGCGAGCTCTCCACGCTGCACTCCCTCCTCTCCGAGGTGGTCTCCCAGATGGACCAG AGCGCCACCTCCAAGCTTGGACCTCTGCCGAGGATTTTGCGGGAGGTCAGTGTGGCGCTGAGCAACCCGTCCAGCGTCCACGCACCGCCCGCCGGGTCGCCGGAACAGACGAGCTCGTCGCCCGGCGAGGCCGGCTGCAGCATCTCCACGGGGCTGCAGAAGATGGTCATCGAAAACGACCTCGCGGG ATTGGTCGATTTCACGCGGCTGCCCTCCCCCACCCCTGAAAACAAGGACCTATTTTTCGTGACGAGAAGCTCGGGGATCCAGCCTTCCCCGGCACGCAGCTCCAGTTATTCGGAGACCAACGAACCAGATTTGGGCATGCCCAACAGCAGCAAGAGTCTGTCCATGGTGGACCTGCAAGACCCCCGCAGTCTGGAAGGCGGTCCAAGTTCCGGCCCCTCGGACGCTTTAGCTGAAGTTTCAACGGGTGGCTGGGCCGCCAGGGTGCCGCAGTGCAACGTCCCCGGAGGTCCCAACATGAGGCGGCCCGGCCAGACCCCGACCACCCCGAGCACGGAAAGCGCTCCGGGCCGACCCGCCCAGCTACTCGCCCCGCTGTCCTTCCAGAATCCGGTCTACCAG ATGGCCACCTGCCTTCCGGTGTCCCCTCGGGGTCTTACCGACTCGGGCTCCGAGTGCCACAGCTCGGTCAGCTCCCACAGCAACAATGAGGACGGCCCGCCCGGCGGGAAACTCCCCTTCCTGAATCACGGCGGCGGGAGCAGCGGCGACGAATACGCCAGACGCTCGGGCGAGTTCACGCGCCGACAGCTGTCCCTTACGGAGGCTCAGCACCAGCCCGCCGTCCCCCGGCAGAACAGCGCCGGGCCCCAGCGACGGATAGACCAGCCACCGCCGCCCCAGAGCGTGACGCGGGGCCGCACGCCGCCCGGTCTGCTCAACAGCGGCCCCTACGCCCGGCCCGGCTCGGGCGGCGGCATCATGACCTCGTCGCCGGACTGGCCcatgggcggcggcggcgcccgcCTGCGCCAACAGTCGTCCTCGACCAAGGGGGACAGTCCTGAGACCAAGCAGAGGGCGCATCACAAACAG TACCAGCAGGAGATCGCGCTGCTGCAGGAGAAGCTGCGGGCCTCCGTGCAGAAGCTGGAAGAGTACGAGGCCCGTCTCAAGGGTCAGGACGAGCAGGCCCAGAAAGTCCTGATGGAGTACCAAGCCCGGCTGGAGGAGTCCGAGGAGCGTCTGCGCCGGCAGCAGGACGACAAGGACCTTCAGATGAAGGGCATCATCAGCAG GTTAATGTCGGTGGAGGAGGAGCTGAAGAAAGATCACTCGGACATGCAGGCGGTGGTGGACTCCAAACAGAAGATCATTGACGCGCAG GAGAAGCGCATCGCATCTCTGGACGCGGCCAACACTCGTCTGATGAGCGCCCTGACGCAACTGAAGGAGCGCTACAGCACGCAGTCGCGCAACGGCATCTCGCCCACCAACCCCACCAAGCTGCAGATCACCGAGAACGGTGAGTTCCGCAACAGCAGCAACTGTTAG